In Planctomycetia bacterium, one DNA window encodes the following:
- a CDS encoding Hsp20/alpha crystallin family protein → MASFPFPSDWPFNVQGVRNEVDRLLDRVWHLGLSTAPLDGQDWAPCLDLFEEADRYIVRAELPGMAAEDVSVEMLGQTLSIRGFKAEPARASEKPGAVGAGESQAACRKLRGECRYGSFARKIELPGPVSESGVSATCRNGVLDVTIPKAQSSLGKTVKVSAG, encoded by the coding sequence ATGGCAAGTTTCCCGTTTCCGTCGGATTGGCCGTTCAACGTGCAGGGGGTGCGGAACGAGGTGGATCGGCTGCTGGATCGTGTGTGGCATCTGGGCTTGAGCACCGCGCCGCTTGATGGTCAGGACTGGGCGCCGTGCCTGGATCTCTTCGAGGAGGCGGATCGGTACATCGTCCGAGCCGAGTTGCCGGGCATGGCGGCGGAAGACGTTTCGGTCGAGATGCTGGGTCAGACGCTCTCGATTCGCGGGTTCAAGGCCGAGCCTGCGCGGGCGAGTGAAAAACCGGGCGCCGTCGGGGCGGGCGAGAGCCAGGCGGCGTGTCGCAAGCTGCGCGGCGAGTGTCGCTATGGCAGCTTCGCGCGCAAGATCGAACTGCCCGGTCCGGTGAGCGAATCGGGTGTGTCGGCGACCTGTCGCAATGGCGTCCTGGACGTTACGATCCCCAAGGCGCAGAGCAGCCTCGGTAAAACGGTGAAAGTGT